In Apostichopus japonicus isolate 1M-3 chromosome 5, ASM3797524v1, whole genome shotgun sequence, a single window of DNA contains:
- the LOC139968039 gene encoding uncharacterized protein has product MSDHSEDDIFEYRPLAKQKRKPVPHQTDQNADTLKPDSKRQRIASNLTNSRKNTNKKNSLSGLTGSNLASTSKGKTTTKRRKSPKKPTIKFKAQGSSSSPNKVGTDSSLGGFCPVCQMPLSIVIGSSEHHVGQCVRDYNNISFEGECPQGLECDVTIRHHYQRYSHNVLSQHRAGITRKPFSDNSTLQEAEDVTKTDSSRGNIIKRRFEPQVTTSKGVVVNNTPIVSDVSETSDSPSLFEQKYQNNGIDLSTTTIPSSAILPLNVPKQVTKNKTSSEMSSPVKRTARKTFPNSPLQFEPDKVVSIFIPSKRVDEYEMKQQEGRQNPTPKETGSSESDDDDEDDDEDDDDDDDDEDDDDDDEDDEDDEDDDDDDDGEGNFQNEPNELQDLKSTSAREPYLNNSAGILSGDSGVNPRQETGANSPVSKNSPVSKHTPQHTLPRNVARKSVRGKVYQSIEEVISSQRKEGKRGASSEEELTDSKNAGREEEKSLGAKPISCKKRLLLQNHDGSAVKTEDVQRTPSDGQEDDEELMLYGLKDEDQILQSKERSGDDYDDSNDAKETPCSATETGANLSSTEHIKSACKGEEERDGDDIQIVKVVTPKKSMFQSLLFPKFGSSLPNNGKREPSKSTWSDIFKGSKGTKYSVEDKTVNSSQSSQDSISSSSGSDVKNYRPGGSSMWSKNPKRQCPFYKKMPGTAFAVDAFSYGDVPGITSYFLTHFHADHYGGLTKKFANPIYCSKITANLVKKRLYVPAEYVHALSMRQEHIIDGIKVIFLEANHCPGSVLILFMLPDGRKYLHTGDFRAHPRMELYPNLQNCTIDKLYLDTTYCDPKYDFPMQDDVIQFAVNIAVKAVRENDRTLIICGTYTIGKERVYTAISDALDCKICVLSDKKRVLECLDDSNLMDKIVVGEKAARLHVVSMGKLNPRRLLIYLEELQKIFDNIVAFKPTGWTHNSKVNSLAELKPTTMGRVKIYGIPYSEHSSYSELKRFVQFVHSNGPNVKILPTVNVGNPQQRAFMETHFEKWLSESTSKMTARVKSPQPRKQTPTKRSSQSAPGTSLMQFLKKK; this is encoded by the exons ATGTCTGACCACAGTGAGGATGATATTTTTGAATACAGACCTCTTGCCAAGCAGAAGCGCAAACCTGTGCCTCATCAAACAGATCAAAATGCAGACACTCTTAAACCAGATAGCAAAAGACAACGGATTGCATCAAATTTGACAAACTCAAGAAAGAATACCAACAAGAAGAACTCTTTATCTGGACTAACAGGGTCAAATTTGGCATCTACTTCAAAGGGCAAAACCACTACCAAGAGGAGGAAATCTCCCAAGAAACCGACGATCAAATTCAAAGCCCAAGGTTCGAGTTCCAGCCCGAACAAAGTCGGTACGGACTCCAGTCTGGGTGGCTTTTGCCCGGTGTGCCAGATGCCATTGTCTATCGTAATTGGATCCTCAGAACATCACGTAGGCCAATGCGTCAGGGATTATAACAATATCTCATTTGAAGGAG AATGTCCCCAGGGTCTGGAATGTGATGTGACCATTCGTCATCATTACCAACGCTATTCTCACAACGTCCTCAGTCAACACCGCGCCGGAATTACCAGGAAACCATTTAGTGACAACAGTACTCTGCAAGAAGCTGAAGATGTTACAAAAACAGACTCTAGTAGAGGCAATATAATAAAGAGACGTTTTGAACCTCAAGTTACCACAAGTAAGGGAGTTGTTGTGAATAATACACCGATCGTATCCGATGTTTCTGAAACATCGGATTCACCGTCACTGTTTGAACAGAAATACCAGAATAATGGTATCgatttatcaacaacaacaattccCTCGAGTGCTATCCTTCCTTTAAATGTTCCAAAACAggtcacaaaaaacaaaacttcatCAGAAATGTCTAGTCCAGTTAAGAGGACTGCTCGTAAAACATTTCCTAACAGTCCCTTGCAGTTTGAACCGGACAAAGTTGTTAGTATATTTATCCCATCTAAACGAGTAGATGAATATGAAATGAAGCAACAAGAAGGTAGACAAAATCCTACTCCCAAGGAGACGGGATCATCGGAaagcgatgatgatgatgaggatgatgatgaggatgatgatgatgatgatgatgatgaggatgatgatgatgatgatgaggatgatgaggatgatgaggatgatgatgatgatgatgatggggaAGGAAACTTTCAGAATGAACCCAATGAATTGCAGGACTTAAAGTCAACCAGTGCCAGGGAGCCTTACCTAAATAACTCAGCAGGCATACTATCAGGGGATTCAGGGGTGAATCCAAGGCAAGAGACAGGTGCAAATTCTCCAGTCTCCAAGAATTCTCCAGTCTCCAAGCATACTCCACAACATACTCTGCCAAGAAATGTGGCCAGAAAGTCTGTCAGGGGTAAAGTCTATCAGTCGATAGAGGAGGTGATAAGTTCCCAGAGAAAGGAAGGAAAGAGAGGAGCATCGTCAGAGGAAGAATTAACCGACTCCAAGAATGCAGGGAGGGAGGAAGAGAAGTCTCTAGGTGCAAAGCCCATCTCCTGCAAAAAGAGGCTGTTATTACAAAACCATGATGGCAGCGCCGTTAAAACTGAAGACGTGCAACGGACGCCCTCAGACGGCCAAGAGGATGACGAGGAATTGATGCTGTATGGGTTAAAAGATGAAGATCAAATTTTGCAATCGAAGGAGAGAAGTGGAGACGACTATGATGATTCAAATGATGCCAAAGAGACACCTTGCTCTGCAACGGAAACGGGCGCAAATCTCTCTTCTACGGAGCATATTAAGAGTGCTTGTAAGGGTGAGGAGGAGAGGGACGGTGACGATATACAAATAGTGAAAGTTGTGACACCGAAAAAGTCTATGTTCCAAAGCTTATTGTTTCCTAAATTTGGGTCTTCTTTGCCGAACAACGGAAAACGTGAACCGAGCAAATCAACATGGAGTGATATTTTTAAAGGCAGTAAAGGGACAAAGTATTCTGTGGAAGATAAGACAGTAAATTCGTCCCAGTCTTCTCAGGACTCCATTTCTTCGAGCAGTGGTTCCGATGTCAAGAACTATCGACCGGGCGGAAGCTCTATGTGGTCAAAGAATCCTAAAAGACAGTGTCCATTCTACAAGAAAATGCCAG GTACAGCATTTGCTGTCGATGCCTTCTCTTACGGTGACGTTCCTGGAATAACGAGCTATTTTCTGACACATTTCCATGCCGACCACTACGGGGGACTCACCAAGAAGTTTGCCAATCCAATCTACTGCAGTAAG ATCACTGCCAATCTTGTGAAAAAGAGGTTGTACGTTCCTGCTGAGTACGTCCATGCTCTTTCCATGAGGCAGGAGCATATTATTGACGGAATCAAAGTCATATTCCTAGAAGCAAATCA TTGCCCAGGATCCGTGCTAATTTTATTTATGCTCCCAGATGGACGGAAGTATCTACACACCGGAGATTTCAGAGCCCATCCTCGCATGGAATTGTATCCTAATCTACAAAACTGTACGATAGATAAACTCTACTTGGATACGAC ATACTGTGATCCCAAGTATGACTTCCCCATGCAAGATGATGTAATCCAATTCGCTGTCAACATTGCCGTGAAAGCCGTCAGAGAAAACGACAGAACTCTGATCATTTGTGGAACGTATACAATCGGAAAAGAGAGAGTCTATACTG CCATTTCAGATGCACTTGATTGTAAGATTTGTGTCCTGTCAGATAAGAAACGGGTACTTGAATGCTTGGACGATTCTAATCTCATGGACAAAATCGTCGTGGGCGAGAAGGCAGCGAGACTTCATGTTGTTAGCATGGGAAAGTTAAATCCGAGG AGACTGCTGATTTATCTCGAAGAGTTGCAGAAGATCTTTGACAACATCGTCGCCTTTAAACCAACCGGTTGGACGCACAATTCAAAGGTCAACTCACTGGCAGAGCTCAAGCCAACTACTATGGGTAGAGTGAAAATCTATG gtATTCCATATAGTGAACATAGCAGTTACTCTGAacttaagaggtttgttcaatTCGTACATTCCAATGGACCAAATGTTAAGATTCTTCCAACCGTCAATGTCGGCAATCCACAACAAAGAGCTTTCATGGAAACACATTTCGAAAAGTGGCTGTCAGAAAGTACGTCGAAAATGACTGCAAGGGTCAAATCTCCTCAGCCAAGAAAACAAACTCCCACCAAAAGGAGCTCACAGTCTGCTCCAGGAACATCCTTGATGCAGTTTCTAAAGAAGAAGTGA